The DNA segment CAGGAGGAGTCATTGGGAGGGTTGTGATGATTAAAGTccaaaactgttttttaaacAGCTTCAGTGGCAGCACCCTGTTAGCGTGGGACCAACACGATTAAGACATCACACGCGGAAATATGTAGGAGATCAAAAATAATTACTTGCGTTTGCTCTTTCTGTGGAAAATTTGGATgcaatttttcatttttgtcatCGTCTAGCAACGAAACCTTCGGGATAACTAAAAAATCTAACCTCCCAGCATAACAGGAAATGATGGAGATGAACTGCTAGACCCCTGGACGGCATACACATACATAACAGTGTGATACGCATGTACTGCCTTTTGTTCCTACCTGTATTCTGTGATGACATAACCATACATTAGTAGGCGAACACTGAAAACATCAGCAGGCGGTGTTCTTCTAACATGATCTGTAAGATGATGGTGCCGCTGTGTTTTTGGAGTCTGATTGGACAGAGATTGGCACGTTGACTAGTGGTACATGTTTAGCCAACCTGATCTCaggggaaggcgtataaatagcacgacattttaaggacattacGCATGTCGTGATtatgcattttaggcttttttaaCGTGTCATTTACTGCCACGTTGTCACCGTtcaacagttaggtttaggcaacaaaaccacttagttaggtttagggaaaaaagtAAGTAAACAAAGTAGAATATGTacgtaaacaatgtaacataagtacggaaaacacgtcactaactgCAAAATAACTCCtgggttgaaagtcctgtgtttgtcttttcacactttttcacttcgctctgagcgtagcatattcagtacagactacatggcgtgaaatggcacgccaaaagcaagaaagggcGTTGATATTctgcatgcaaaatgacttacTTATGAATTGCCGTgccattcatacgccatttgatGACACCGGGCTGGTTTAGCAACAAGAACTGTAGTGTTAAAACTATCCATCTGTCCTCAGTAGATCTTTAGCTCTAGTTCCATGCTAACAGCTTAGCATACAAGGTGTTGAGTGAGACTACAACAGACTCCTCTTGGcaataaaaagatattttttttagtaTATGGAACTGTAGATTTGTAACGTTTAAAATCTCAGCTAATATCTCAGCTATCAAACCCAGCATAGTTGTTGTTTTGAAATGTAGTTCAGGCAGGAAACCGCTAATTCTTCCAATACACAGTCATTTTGGCACTCTAATGTTTTGTTGCACATAGTTTCCCATTTATTTTAGAGTTATTGGGTCTTATTTTGAGATGCTACAACTTGTGTTCTCACTTTTAGAGCTAATGTTGCCTAACATAGTGTGTGCCTCTCGGTCTCCATCTTTCCCATCATGCTCTTCTACTCTCCCCGGTGACCTTGTCAACCAACCCCCCCAAAAACCGATGTGTCCGTCTGCTTTGCCCCGACTCGACGACAACGTTAAcggtacattaaaaaaaacatcccttCTGTACATAGAAAATATATACACTACCTTTTTGACTAGACTAACGACAACACGTTCACAAACTCCGTAGTGACGCTCTCTCTTTGTGTCACGTCTTTTTATTCTACTGAAACCCCGTGAAAGTGTGAGCGACGCAACGTAAACGGCATGCGGCGGTGGTCAGACTCCGAGGTGTGAAACTGCGCTcatttttcagctttttttttgttgttgttgttttgtttttcttcacagCGGAGAGCGAAACGTGTGATATTAAATCAATGAGAACAGATGAAGAGCGATCAGAGGAGTTGGAAATAGAGAAGGATAAGCGGAGAAAGAGATGGACTCGCGCTGAAGCAGCTTGTTGAGTCATGGCCATGGGACTCGCAGGTTGGTGCCCGCAAggaatgtgcgtgtgtgtgcatgtgtgtgtgtgtgcgcgtaaAAGTGTGACAGATtgcttttgtgtctgtgtgcttaCATCAagttgtgcatgtgagtgtgtttctCTAAATCTGAACATCCATGTATACGTACATGTCTTTTTatgtgcttatgtgtgtgtttgtgtgtcagagtGAGGACTCGTACTGCAACAGTTCATACAGTAGGGGTCCGTCACGGTAGCGGATGCCCACGGCGGCCGGCGTTATGTACTGCAGGATGTTTATAGTCCTCCGCAGGCGCCTGTCTACGTAGTGGGCGTCCCACGCCGGGTAGCGTTTCCTGGGCATGTCGATCTTTATGAGCGGGCCCTCGGGCTTGGAGGTGATGGGCGCCGACCTCACCTGGAAGACGGGGAGACACGACTCGGCCACATCCTCTTCCGTCTCCGACTTGGTCATGTGGGCCGGGGTGGGCGGGGCGCTGGGCGGGGCCGACGGCGGGAGCGGGAGGCCCCAGAGCAGCTGGGCGCAGCAGGACGAGGCGGGGCTCGGCTGGAGGTGGGCGGTGGCCGGGTGCAGGAAGCCGTAGTACAGCAGCATGACCAGGACGCCGCCGGCGAACGTCAGGTAGACGCCGCACAGCGCTGGGACGGCGTAGGAGTCGGTCAGCACCGGGTCCCTGTAGGCGTACCTGCAGGATGGTGGCGACACAGGGGGTTCAAATCATGTGTCTgaacaagggctgtcaaagttaacgcgacaaattttctgaggttgtagtgggctccgttttaaagctagagtgaagatactggtatcatgtgaaactacaaaacctgatgaatccatcggtaccaaccatgtcatactagcttgtaaggaaggaggctaaataacgctccaaacttacactaaattttggcgaggaaaaactggcatggccattttcaaagtggtcccttgacctctgacctcaagaaaatgaaatgcaaatgtTGGTGTGACTCACCACAGCCCGGTGAGGATGGTGTTCTCGGCCAACACCACGATGTAGTACGTCACCATCCTGTACCGCGTCCGTCCCTCCTTCACGTTAAACCAGCAGAAGATGTAGACGATGCCGACCACCATGTTGAACAGCACCTCCTCCCACTTGGACATGCAGAAGTCGGTGCCCCCGTGCACCACCCAGAAGGCCATGGCGCACCAGTGGACCACCACGAAGATGCCGAAGTAGATGTGGAAGAGGGAGGCGAAGAGGGCGAGCGAGAGGACGCGGGACGAGATGGTGAAGAGGCGCCAGAAGAGGTGCAGCAGCGCCCCGCGGTAGCTCATGCTGCGCTGGTCGTCGCGGGAGTCTCGCAGCAGCTTGTGGTAGGAGGCCAGAACCCAGGCGAGAGACAAGAGCGAGCCCAGGGAGGAGATGCCTACAGAGGAGGGTGAATCAATCAGAACAAAGTGGAGGCTTCATGATTCGTGAAACAAAAAAGTACAATTATGAGTCAGTGGGGGTGTTATGTGTAACAATGTGAGCACATCCTTAAATAAGAAGCAGCCTGTGACACGACAGAAGCATTTGGTAATGACGCTTAATGGCATGAGTCTGaaatataaagttatttttaatgtcCCAGCTGCTGTGTGCATCCACCCCCCTGTACTAGTCACATATTTGCATTGAAGGAGAAGGTGTCCCTAAACTCCAGAGTGATAGGGATGAATAACACCAGTGGGTGGCCGCCCAGATGATGCATTTCACGGATGAATAAAGAAGAGGAGGCTGATGGCTAGCACCTCCCCCGGACCGGACACCTTTTCTTTCTCGCACTacctgaacaaaaaaaaatccaagcgCAGCACCATCTGCAGCCACAAATTACTGAGCATGATGTGTGCAAATTGCTAATTACTGTTTGTGCAGCTGTTGATTTGTATGTGCTTTGTGGGCTACATGAAAACACGCCGTTATGTTTTGTAGATGTGGCAGGAAGTCGGTGGCGTTCATGTAGATGTGGTTTCCCTGGTTTCCACCTACACTGCAGCGTCTCGGCCCGGTTCTCCTGGATCATGATGCAGAGCTGCAGGACCAGCTGAGGCGCAGACTCCAGGAAGGTCTCCAGCAGCCGCAGCATGTTGACGTCGGCGTACTCGAACATCATGGCCCAGTACCAGCGCCGCTGGTGCTCCTTCTGCCGCCGCGACATGATGCCCAGGTACAGCGTCCTGATGTACCTGCCAGGGGTCAGAGGTTAAATcgcttattaataataatacttttctTTCTCACTAATTGTGTTCTGCCTGCTTGTAACTAAGACGTTCACTGATACTACTATTATCATTCATccttgataaaataataatctgataatataaataaataacattcacaataaaaaataaaagaataaaaatcatataaaaataatataaaaaaataaaactaaataactttcaaaataaaaataaaagaataaaaatgatatacaaaaataacattaagaaaataaaaataaataaaactcagtaaaaatagaataaaaatcatataaaaataacataaaaaaataaaaataaataactttcaaagtaaaaataaaagaataaaaataaaaaataaattataaataaataatattcaaaataaaaataaaagaatacaattatataaaaataaaattttaaaaatcttCGAAAGAGAAACAATGAGGATATCCCATTCATGCCTCTACAGAGGACGCCTGCACTTTATGAATTACAGCTAATGATCTTTCTATGGGAGCAATAACCCTAAATGATTTAACCATTGTTTTATCGATGGAGGCGCAGGGGTGTACCACGAGTGTATTATGGTCCTCTCGGTGGCAGTTAAACATGCAAATATGATTTTCTTGAGGGCTAACCTGGTGTTACCACAGCGGGGTTATAtgtctcatttttattttttaattatttagaattttatttatttattgcaagaCAATGGTGATCTGTATATAGTTTGTGATAAATACTGTTTGTATGTGCAAGAATCCTTGCCTACGGTACCTTGTGTATGATTTTTATGTAACAAAGCTAATAAAAAgttaataatttttaaaaatagcCAATTAAAATCAACCAATCGTTTATCAGGTGAAGTTACAAGTCAGATTATCAGATCGATcgtcgattaatcgttgcagctctttGCCAGACATGTGCTTTTCTTCCTAATAGTTGATAGTAacctgaatatcttttggtttgGCATGTTGGttggataaaaaaaagataaattataGTGgccattttcattatttacaggAAAACAATCATTATTCATAAATCAATGATGAAAATAGTCAATAGTTGTAGCCTAAATGGATCAGATACCCAGATGAAATATCATGAtaattaacaaacaatgaaagatCATGTGAAAACAAGACTCCAGTGACCTATAGCCCTACTGAACGTGTACTATAATTATGTTTCATTACGGTCTGATCGTTGATAGAACCTCTTTATGAACAAACAGCGATGACAAGatccatactgtacatactgagTGGATTTCTAGATGTGAGAAACTACAGTACATGTGGGTGGGATGTAGGCAGTGATTTCAATTAAACTGCCTGAGGGCACtcacagacagtgtgtgtatatatatatacatatatatatatatgtatatatatgtgtgtgtgtgtgtgggtgcatgtACGTATGTGTATGTGCGAATCTATGCAAATTCCCTGCCTGTGCGTTACTACTATACGGGTGTCAtcgcgtgtgtgtatgtgctgctACATTATGCATGACTCTGCGTGTACGCCTATTACCGCCATCTGGATTGAAACATACCGAGCTTAATTcgcaaaacataaataatgcaCCGTCTATAGGAAAAAATGCCGACATGTGCTTGTATGCACACCACTCATATGTTGGACAGTCTGGCTTAATGCAGAGGAACGGGCACGAGGGCTGTCGATCGTGGGAGCGCTTCTGGCTAATTGATGATCCCGTGGCACggcaaggagagaggaaagttTCTTCTGCCTGTAAACTCAAATGTGGACCGCGTTATCGTTCACATACTTGGTCACAAGCACAAGCCTGTGGACCGTGGACAGCCAAACTGCTTGTCCAACGCCTATGGGATAAACCCAGAGACTTAGATGATCCTGCGCTATCGGAAGAACTCATCAAGACTTGGAAGATTTGGGTTTAGGAGCTCTCCAACTTGCCAAAGATAGTCCTCTCTCACTGCACCCGATGTCGCCCATGAGGTTCCAACAAGCATATGGAGCCGCCCGTCTGCACACAGAGGACTCTCATGGCAACGTTCACCTTGCTTTCCTGATCGAAAGGTCAAGGGCGGCACCTACAAGGCACCACTCAATGCCCAGGTTGGAGCGCAGCCGTGACTGGGGCTCAGATCGGACTCTTTTGTCTGGACCCGGATTGCTGAAATCAGGAGACCTGGAGTTACGTCCACTCGGAGGGAAACCCTGATGATCTGACACAGGGGGAAGTGACCTAGTAGAGCCAAATTGGTGGAACACACTGACTTTCACTACACCCCACCTTCGGCACCACACTTTGGAGGACTATAGGACAAGAAATCGAGCCTGCaggtgacataggaaggggagccacatccatgttttctgatctaggcagcccacaaaacactgactgggttgtcttatgtcacagtttgtgggttggtaggcactccagatacccatatggatgtgcacaagcactgaaaatgtgagtttttcatgatattacGCCCCCTTTAAGGGGCAGTAGCTTAGTCCATAGGGACtaggtagggctgcacaattatggccaaaatgattaACCACAATTATTTTCagcaatattgagatcacaattatttatcacgattattcatagacTTTAGGGACAACATATTTGTaatgcactttcacatttaaatgaacagagcactgctttacTCCCATGTTGTGTTACACGCCTGCTAATGTACACGTCTttacatcaaaataagacttaaaagataaggttcttcttcacctggaTTCAGTAACAGAGAGCAGACGGGACAAACGAGTAATATAGAATAAATCTGGCAGtgattccaaagaaatttcaaatacttgctaattatcacctaattaccatgaaaacGTTGTTTGTCCTTGACTCAAGAACAATGAAGGATAAATAACCAGCATCATTTGTTTggctttctttaaaaaaaatatctgtaaacAGGAAGTCCCGGTATTTAGGTTCAGGTTAAGGATTACCGTGCAGCGTAGCAGGCGACCCTGACAACCACTTAATGCCTTAACATGGAGGGATGTGCTTTCAAACCATATGTGCCGAATACAGTAGATCTTCCACCCCTTCACTCTCACTCctcctctcgctctcttttcttttcccctcCCCCCCGTTTACCCATTGTGTATGTGCAACCTCCTCCCccatccctccttctcctcctctccacagcCTCTCCATCTCTAAGCGATCTGTCTCAATCAGGCCGTACCATCACAGCCACAAACATCCCCACTCCctccccttcttcttctccttcttcctccttctccttctcccacTTCCTCCACGTTGGGAGAGTCCATTCTGCAGGGTTGAGGGGGTGATTACTGGGTGGGGTGCATGGAGGTAGATGAggcgtttgtgtgtgcatgtgagggtTGATTTTTTAAACCCTAAAACCACAGAGGGGTCGAAGCAGAGGAGCTGAGTCGCACAGCAGGGTGCAACCACGAACAAGTGCATCACTCTACTCTCCCTGGAGGCAAGTGGACACCATTAAGGAGTCTTCTTGGAGAGAGGGGTGGGTCTAACCACCCCTCTCTCTTACTAtatactactgacgaacgcagtatgcagtgtacagtacatactgcatattccgttcctgagtagtatgcagtatgcaacgGTTAAAGCAATGTATTTACAATCAAtcgtggagcttttcaactccaaaaaaggcagataaacacatgttcctgttcatttataatgaacatttgtgttgtgatatttaaacaaactatccgtcaaccaaggcctatggaaaggaggctgggtcacaggCGGACATAGGTCTTGGGGTTTGGGGTTTAACACACAGTGTAACTAAAGCTGCGGTcgtggctcaatttcggcgatatgacacgttgatgacgcgtaacccagcctcctttctataggccttgccgtcaacaaggaaataaaagcctcttgtctacAAGACCGGTCTGTAGAGAGAGCTCCaaccagctcatagcggtctgtgagcgtgaccgcCCGGCTTGCTGGCGAGGTGAGGTAGCGACCCCAGCAGGCGCTATCTAGCTGTCACgacagtttgtggagcttctaaactctgcaaatgttcgattcgccatcttatattgtaaaactgtaaacattcaaaatctacgctgttgatttctcgcctcaaagtgaatttagtgatgaaatagctacgaaaaatgtataaaaacgagcaatttttggctgctgttgttgttgtaaccgtagcctgtagcAGTCTaacgctttgcattgtgggataaaGTAGGcaaggtagactggtccgatgcatactggagattttgctgttgttcgcatactgcatgctacattttggccaaatcagtacatactactagtatagtatgcagtTTTCTAATACAGCCTATCCTTGCATAGAGGGCTAGGAGgcaaactactactactactaacccTACAACCACAGAGGGGCCGAAGCAGAGAGGAGTTGCTCAGCAGGGTGCAACAacgaacacacacgcacatcacTCTACTCTCCCTGGAGGCAAGTGGACACCATTAAGGAGTCTtcttggagagagagagagagggaatgagaGCATCCTTGCATGGAGGACTAGAAGGCACGCTAGCACACTcctgcaactactactactactacttctgtcAACGCTAAACACAAATATGTGAAATAAGCAGCACAGTTGCAATAGAAAGATGTGTGTGTAAGAGCAGAAAGGTTTTTTTTCCCGCCAGTGCTTTTAGCACTACAATTATCACCTACCCTTgtccaactgtgtgtgtgtgtgagaaacagagagagattgagagagagagagagagtgagggggaAATGTGTTGCCAGAAACGCAGATGCTTTCCCTCTTTGTACTCTCCATGCATGCTGACACTCATGGGAAGGGCCGTGACACCGTTTTTCCActggtctcacacacacacacacatgcatgagcCCACACcaaacgtgcacacacacaactcaaaGTGATGGACGCCCGGCTGAgacgctgtccatggtgctgaaaatGCATTATAGTAGGCTTATTAGTGGATAGTTACAGCTATAAATTCTGCTCTTTTTGTACAGTATGAGTTGTTTTCATAAcccccaaaaaagaaaagttacaCTCTGTGATAAAGTGGCATCACTTGTCTCTCTGGCTGTCTCTCCTAATagtctatctgtctgtcatcCCCAGATAGTAACTGGAGTGCTGGAGGGGGGTCACAGAGAGCATttccctgtcctcctcctcctcttcttcatcctctcctccctgtCAGAGTGAAGCAAGCTCTGCTTTTCTTCTAGCTTCATCGAGTAGACACGCCACTCACACGCTACCCATTACGCAcatgaagagtgtgtgtgtgccactcTACCCATTACGCACatgaagcgtgtgtgtgtgccactcTACCGATTACAcatgaagagtgtgtgtgtgccactcTACCGATTACAcatgaagagtgtgtgtgtgtgtgtgtgccactcTACTCATTATGCACATGTGCCACTCTACTCATTATGCACGTGTCACTCTACCCATTACGCATGAAGAGTGTGCCCCTCTACCCATTACGCATGAAGAGTGTGCCACTCTACCCATTACGCACATGTGCCACTCTACCCATTACGCATGAAGAGTGTGCCCCTCTACCCATTACGCATGAAGAGTGTGCCACTCTACCCATTACGCACATGTGCCACTCTACCCATTACGCATGAAGAGTGTGCCACTCTACCCATTACGCATGAAGAGTGTGCCACTCTACCCATTACGCACATGTGCCACTCTACCCATTACGCATGAAGAGTGTGCCACTCTACCCATTACGCATGAAGAGAGTGTATGTGAGATGAAGGTTAGGATCATTGTTGTTTGTGCATCCCCTCTTACCTCCACACTTGCCCCAGCTGCAGGATGTGTATGATGGCCTGCCACAGCCAGATGGAGGCCAGCTGCAGGCGGTCCCTGCCGGGGTACAGACACCCCAGAGCCACTGCACCCCTCTTGGTCAgcccctccacctccccgagCCCCCCTCCGGTGTAGTCCTGCACGAACCATCGGAAGCTCAGTATCTGCACCAGAACAGACGGGACCAGCACGAAGAAGAGAGTGAGGCCGAACCAGAGGTAGTCCTGCCTCTGGTAGTAGTCCAGCGCCAGGCACAGATCCGTGCCGACGTCCCagaagaagacgaggagggCGAGGATGATCCAGAGGCAGTCCAGCCACAGCTGCTCCCGGGGCGGGCAGTGAGTCTCCCGGATACCGAGACCTCCTCCTGGTCCGGTGGGCTGGGACAGGGATCCGAGGCAGGCGGAGCGGCAGCCCCAGTAGCAGGCGGAGGAGCGGCAGCACTGACAGATGTGGATGGCTGCAGAATCCAGCGGTTCCTCTGCGTCGACGTCGTACAGCTGTGCAaaccctccacctcctcctccgtaGCTGCCGTATCCAGCTTTGCAGCCGTCCGACTGTGCAGCCATGTCTCCCTTCCTGCAGCCCTCCTGCGAAACGCACGACAACCGCACCGTGCCACGTCACTTCCCAgatacctgctgctgctgtccccttgctgctgctgtgtctctTGTGTCGCCATCAGAGCGACGGCACCGGCTGCtccccttcttctcctccttctcctccggTTCCCGTTCTGGTCCAGCAGCTGCAGCCCTGCATCATCCCGGCAATGCACCGCGCGCGGTCATCTAGGGCGACGGGAAGCTATGACGTAATGCATCTCCTCCTTGCTGTTCTttaagacgtgtgtgtgtgtgtgtgtgggcgtgcaCCATGCACCATGCACCTTGCACCTTGCACCGGACTCTCAAACTATTCCTGCAAAGAGAACCGGGAGGACCACCGACTCATCCCTCTCTTCGTGCCCGCTCTCCAGCTGCAGGTATCCGGCGTCCGCTGCAGCCTCTATCCGCTCCTCTCCgcagctccagctcctctctgcagctccagctctctctctctctgcagctcctctgcTTCCCCACTCCTCactttcccctctctcctctcactccgCCCTCTACTGGAGAACAACCTCAACATCTGCACGCGGGCATGCGCACGCGCACGtgcattcatatatatatatataaggggTCTTGCAATATACCCTGTATAGGAGGAGCAGGGTGATGGTTTTTCCAATGCTCCTATAAGAGGGAGGAAAAATGAGATTCCCACCGTCTgacatccatccctccatcattccCTCCAGTGGGCTGACTCAACATCTGCATGCGGGCATGCACACGTGCattcatatgtatatatatataaggggTCTTGCAATATACCTTGTATATAGGAGGAGCAGGGTGATGGTTTTCAACTGCTCCTataagacagggaggaaaaatGAGATTCCCACCGTCTGACATTCACCTCTCCATCATTCCCTCCAGTGGGCTGACTGCCATGTAGCTCTGCCAGCCTAATCATCCAtaacatatgtgtgtgttgcagtgtgtgtgtgatctctgctagggagatggagaggggaGGATTTATAGGAAtgtgagaaactgggatggacactGTAAGGGAGTTAGAAAGCagactagagagagagagagagagagagagggatggattTAGGAATTAGAGGAGGGATGTGAGAAAAGATGATTCAGGCTGCTGTAAGGGATGAAAAGATTGTCAGGGAAGAAAAGGGTGTGTCAGAGACAGAAGAGGGGAAAAATACTCTTTTTTTGGAGCGATGAGTCACAAAGAGACGAGGAGATAGTGTAGGAGTCGGGGGAAGGAAATGAGTAAATAAGGTGGATGATGAAggtcagcaggaggaggaggaaaaatgaAAGAGTGATGCATTCAAAGGTTGGAGGAGGGATGGAGCAGAATGTAGAAAGAGATGTTTTTATCATATAGAAGTATTCTGCCATTCAGTGACTCCTCTTATAAAAAAATGCAATCAGACATGTCGTGGAAATTGAAGTGCAAACACGTGCAGAAATATGCAAGCACGCGCTGCATATCTCCATCAGCACACGCTCTCGGAAGcacgtttctttttttccccttgcaAAGCACTTGcactttctctcccttctctgtcCACTGGAGATTAGCCTCCCCTGTTGTCATGACGACCGTGGCCGTGCGTGGCTGAAGGACAGGGGAGAGGGAGTCGATGGTTGTGTATGAGCAAAGAGACAATGAGTGACATCAACACTGGAGTTATTCAGCTACAGCTCATAGTGTGGGTCTTTAACCCCCCACTGA comes from the Sebastes fasciatus isolate fSebFas1 chromosome 24, fSebFas1.pri, whole genome shotgun sequence genome and includes:
- the xkr6a gene encoding XK-related protein 6, producing MAAQSDGCKAGYGSYGGGGGGFAQLYDVDAEEPLDSAAIHICQCCRSSACYWGCRSACLGSLSQPTGPGGGLGIRETHCPPREQLWLDCLWIILALLVFFWDVGTDLCLALDYYQRQDYLWFGLTLFFVLVPSVLVQILSFRWFVQDYTGGGLGEVEGLTKRGAVALGCLYPGRDRLQLASIWLWQAIIHILQLGQVWRYIRTLYLGIMSRRQKEHQRRWYWAMMFEYADVNMLRLLETFLESAPQLVLQLCIMIQENRAETLQCISSLGSLLSLAWVLASYHKLLRDSRDDQRSMSYRGALLHLFWRLFTISSRVLSLALFASLFHIYFGIFVVVHWCAMAFWVVHGGTDFCMSKWEEVLFNMVVGIVYIFCWFNVKEGRTRYRMVTYYIVVLAENTILTGLWYAYRDPVLTDSYAVPALCGVYLTFAGGVLVMLLYYGFLHPATAHLQPSPASSCCAQLLWGLPLPPSAPPSAPPTPAHMTKSETEEDVAESCLPVFQVRSAPITSKPEGPLIKIDMPRKRYPAWDAHYVDRRLRRTINILQYITPAAVGIRYRDGPLLYELLQYESSL